tgtacttgactactaacctaaccattgacagttcaaacccacccagagattgcgctgaagaaaggcctggaaatctgcttctgttaagattacccgctaaaaaaaaaccctaagattacgaccttgaaaacgctatggagaagttctactctgtaacacatggggccgtcatgagtcagaatcaacttgacagcaatgggtttggtttttggggtatgATTTAATTAGTCCACAATGTGGGTGATCATCAGTTTCTACCATATTTACTAATTGCATAAGAGATGTTGGCTACCAAACACTAAAGAACAACCAAAGATTGAACTCTAAGCTAAGGTTAATTAATAACTGTGATAATAAAAACtaatatttgaatgttttctATGGGCCAGTTATTACGCTGAGTGCTTAATATGCATTATCACTTTTCATCTTACAATAGCCCTCTAAGTAGGCACTGTAATTACTCTCATtgcagagatgagaaaactgaatctCACAGAGCTTGAGCAACTTCCCTGAATTCACACAGCTAGAAGAAGAGCTAAAATTAATATCCATTCTGCCTGTCACTGAAGTACTTAACTGCAATCCCATTCTGCCTCTTGATTTTTActgatgatattaatgataatgactAACATATACTGAGTATTTACTGTGATCAGATCCTGGGCTACGTATTTTAGACACACTTTCTTATTTAAGTCTCATAGAAATCTTAAGAGGTGGGACTTATTATTAACCTCATTTTGACAAACAAAAGGTGAAGCTCCAGGGAGTTTAGAAGAGACCAAGACTCTGACAGAAAATACTTGAGATTAACCTCCTTGATGAATGTGACCCACAGTCTGCTCTTTCtgccctattttctcttccagaaCTGGACAGGAAACCCCttgctgaattaaatgaaaaatttagCTGCTCCTTCTCAGGTTGAAATCCAAGAAAGCTAATAGGTTTTATTCCAGTTAGAAGGGATCCTAGAAATCACCCACTGCAACCTAGCAGTCTCCAAAGGCTGGTCCATGGAGTGCATTCATGATAAAGCATCATTGGTCCAGGGGTAAATCAGAAAAATGATGACAATGTAATTAGATTTTTTATTAGattgtttatttaattaaaaataaacaatcttttttttttttttcttaatggaatGATAGCAAGCTAGatgccaaaaccaaatccattgtcatcgagttgattctgatttatggtgaccccatgtgttacagagtagaacttctccatagggttttttcgtttatttatttatttttttggctgtaatctttatggaagcatattgctAGGCCTTCTTTCCACAGGGCCACTAGGtagttttgaaccgccaacctttaggttagtagtcgagtataagctaaataaaaggttggtttttctagatggtgtccagctataactgatgactaccctgacaggaaatacaacagagaacccttgagggagcaggagagcagtaccATGCAGatccccaaattctcgtaaaaagaccagacttaatggtttgattgagactagaaggaccctggagatcatggttcccagaccttctgttagcccaagacaggaaccgttcccaaagccaactcttcagacagggattggactggactatgggataaaaaatgataattggtgaagagtgagcttcttggatcaagtagacacataagactatgtgggcagctcctgtctggaggggcaaTGAGAgggagagggggtcagaagctggccaaacggacatgaaaatagagagtggagggaaggattgtgctgtctcattagggggagaacaactaggagtatataaaaaaaacatagcaaggtgtatataaatttttgtatgagagactgacttgatttgtaagctttcacttaaagcacaataaaaattaaaaaaaaataggttggtttttctttttacttatttgGCAGAATATATAGATCACCAAAATTATTTTTGGTGGGTGGAAAATTTCACTTGGGTCataaaatcaacagcctctgaaccCATTCCCTGTACAGAAGTGGAAACTGAAATCCAGAGAAGTGAAATGCCTTGCCACAAGTCACATAGATAGTCTGTGgccaggggtggattacccaataagcaaggtaagcacgccTTACTTGTGCATtctcactaatctgtagtgaataatttcatgAGCATGTGAAAATGTTCACATAGTCAGTAAGCATGTACACATATGGTGAcaaccatgtgaaattgtttactacggATTAGTAAATATGCACAGATAAGGCCGTGTTTACCttacttactgggtaatccacccttgtcagggactgtaaacTTGAAAAGAGGCCTTGaatctgtaggaaggtgctgtggggttgggacagGCGCTAGCCATACCTACAAGCAGAACCTTCAATGAGGTGAAAAAccgtgaaactgttcactacagattagtaagtaagcacaagtaagcctgtgcttaccttgtttattgagTAGTCCACCCCTGTTTGTGGCTAATCCGGAACCATAACCCAGGTTTCCTTTTCTCAGCACAGGTTTGTTCCACCACCTCCCTCACCTCAAACACACTTCATTTCTGTCTCAGGTGCACAGGAACATACATGCTTCCACCCTTAAActgttttttctgctttttccctTATTTAAAATCCTCTGAACTCAATAACTGGCTAAAGGCTTCCTCCTAAACCCAGTATATAATTACCTGAGCGAGCACCCTTGGTGGTGAACATCCTTGGCAAGATTGTGGTAAATTCCTTCCGAGGGGTCCGAGCAGTGGTGACCTTGGCTAATGTGAGAAAGCAACATAAGGACGAGGCTCCTCTGAGAGCAGAGAGCTTGTTTCAGGGGATCAAAAGGGCAGCAGAAAAAAACATGAAACACAACACATCAACAGAAACTCACCCTCAACTTCTGAACCTACGTGGGCACCTTCGGTGAGAATACATCACACACGTAAAATGCTTGACAGAGGGAAGCTGCAGCCATCATTAGCAGTCTAATTGTTCATCACAATACTAATAGCTGCACTAATGACCACACTCAGTAAAGTGCTTTGCATaaagcattatctcatttatacAGACTTTCTATGGTCTAGAAGGCATGTATTACTGCTCTTATTTTTTTACAGAGAAGGAGGTCAGATTTTAACTTTCTCACGATTACTCAGCTAGTTAGAGGCAAAGTTGGACTTGAACCCAGCTCAGTTTGGCCACAAAGTACATGCTGTACAAATCTTAAAActtacacacacgtgcacatacacaGTCCAATGCTTCTCAGCCCTGGCATCACACTAGAATCACCTCCTAGGGTAGACTTTATGAAATACCAGTGCTCAGGCTCTACCTCCAGAGATATGTTTTTCTCTGGCTTGTGGAAGAGACCAAAACACCTGTGTCTGTTAAAATTTCCCCAGGTGTTTCTACCAAGCAATCAGGGGCTCCAACCATTGGtttagatgtttcttctcattccatATAGATCCTATCAGTAGGCTTCAAAATAGATGGAGGGTATTAAACACAGCTGGACATCACTGGTAGGGCTTGCTAAAGTTTAGGTCTTGGTGGTCCATCCCCAGAGGCTATAATTAAGGCAGAGGTCAGAGGGGTCCAGGCAATATAGTCAATGTGACCCACAGGTGAATCTTAAGCATAAAGAAGGCCTACAAAGGCCCACTCACCTGGTGTGATCACCAACTCCAGGGTTAATTTTTCGTCATTCATTAGGCCTGGGAATTGTATCCGGCAGCAGTAGGTCCCACTGTCTGCTGAAGTCACATTCTCTATGGTCAGGGACACATCTCCTGTGTGTAAATATCCCTTTAGCTGGTATCTGTTCGATTTCCGGTAGTTGACATGACTTCCATCAGTGCTGAGCACTGTTAGGTGGCATTGCAACATGGGACAGGATCCCTGGCCCCAGCACACAGGCACATGATTTACTGAGGCTGTTGGAGAGTAGTTGCAGGGCAAAAGGGCATTCTGACCCACTTCGACTATGTATGCCCCTTCCAAAGACCCTGGGTAAAGAAAGAGCAGGGAGAGCAAGACCCAGGCAATGAGTGAGGTGAGGTTCACTTCAGGAAAACTGAGAGCAATGCTTACACAACAAAGAGGAAACCATGCTGTTTGGAAGATGATCCCCTATGGCAGTGATTCTCAGACTAAGGGGGCATCAGAATCATCAGGAAGCCTCAGGAAAATGCAGATTGCTGGGCTGCACCCCTAGAGTTCCTGATGCagttggtctggggtggggcctgaaaatttgcatttctagtaagTTCCCAGGTGTTGCTGCTGGTTGCAGATTCACAGTTTGAGAACCACACAGGCAACTGTGGTCCAGTCCTGTGAACACCAGAGCAAAGGGCTGATAGAAGAAGAGATCAGAAAATGGGTCGCTGTCGGCCAGGAAAAGGTCATCCGTCTTGGCTACTTATCTGTTCATCAAGGAAGCGCAGCTATCATCTCTTCATTGCTCAGCACCAGGCACACAGCGAATAAAAACACTTGGGTGAATAAAAAGCTTGTGTATCTGAAACCGTTCATAGGCTGTTTCGAGGCTTAgcattaattccttttttttttttttttaaagtaatacataaaacaaaacaaaaaccgttgccgtggagtcaattctgacttatagcaaccctataggacagagtagagctgctccgtggAGTTTCTAAAGGGcagctggtagatgtgaactgacaaccttttggttagcagccaagctcttaaccactccgccacatGTACATGACAAAATGTTCAAACAGTATAAAAGGTGAACAATGAAAGGACTCCCTACAGTCTTTCCCATTTCTAGCTCTTTTTCTAGAGTTTATACATTAACaacgagttgccattgagtcgattcttactcatagtgaccccacaggtaTAAGAGTGGAATTGTCCATAAggtattcagtggctgatttttcagaagtagatcaccatgcctttcttctaaggcaaaaAGAATTAATGCTAAACCTCAAAACAggaatttaaaaaaggaattaaaaaaaaaacctcaaaacggGAATTTTTCAGAGTAGGAATTAATGTTAAACCTCGAAACATCCTGCGAGTAGCTTTAGGTACACAAGGTTTTTATTTAGCCAAGTGATTTTCAAGTCTGGaagaactcgaacctccaacttttcagttagcagtgactgctttaaccatttgcaacacccagggactcctacacatTAACAAGGGTTCATGTGTCCTTCACACGTACTAATAGAAGGCTGATCTACACATTATTCTGCTCCTTGCTTTTTCCAATTAATGTTATAATTAGAGACATTTCATACCAGTAATTCTGGTCAGCCTCACTGTTTATATcatgtatataaatgtatttatagTACAATCCATTCACCCACTCCCTCACTGGTGGACATTTAGGCTGCTTTCCAAATTTTTGTTATTAAAACATTACGATAACTATCCTCATATCTCTGTCTTGCACCCTGTACCACGCCACGATCCAATTATGAAAGTCCATGCCCAGACTTACTTGTAAGTAGCAGCAGCACTAGCAGGACACAGATGAAGGATAGATTTGAAAACATGagttccacagaagaaaaactgaagacAGCTCTGTTTAGGCGCAGCTTTAAATTCTCCAGTTGAACTGGGTACTTCCTTCAACTGTCTCTCTACTCCACGAGATCACGTGAGAGATTGTCTACTGATGATTTCTACATTAATGCTGCCAAGTCCTCTATCACCTCAAAGGAAACCCCAGTTTTATGTCATGCTTCACCACATGCATCCTGTAAGGGTCCTGATAGAATCAACAAAGTGGAAGAAAAGTGTTATTCCATCACAGCAAGTAGAGAGAGCCCTCTAATATCTGTCTGAAATGGACCACATATGGGTCCAgctagtttccagggagcacaaAGTACAGGTGTATCATTCATGTATCATCAGTCAAGGGAGTCAATCAGTCAGACACGTGACCAAAGTTTACGCGCgctgactgcaatgggtttagttttttggttttgaccatAAGTCAAAGTAGCCTTGATGGCACAAAgtttaagtatttggctgctaaccaaaaggtcagcagttggaaccccaccagccactctgtgggagaaagatgtggcagtctgcttctgtaaaggtttccaggcttggaaaccctacaggactgtcctatagagtcactatgagctggcattgacttaatggcaactggtttggttttttggtttaccatgtgtcaggcactggacTGGAACTAGACAACACAGCAATGAATGACATATCCCTTATCCTCACATTTGTGGACCCTTTCTACTCCAATCATGAGCCTAAATTCTTGTGCTTATTCTAACGCATATTAGGCTGTATCACAAAACCTTACTTGGGCCTCACTTTCCCCgtttataaaataagaaaattacgtTATATATGTGCTACTTCCTGCTCTAATGTCCTGAGCTTGACCTGAAAATTCTAATTCTTCAATTTAGGAAAGACACTTTCCCCTTTAAAAGTTTCTCTTCCCCTACTTTGGGTGGAACTGAGGGGACCtcaatattcttttttatatCATGCAAAAGAGGTGTCCCCTCTCAACCTACCATAGGGGACTGCAGGCATGAACTGTCAGAAAGTGTTGAGTTCCAGCCATACCATCCATCACTGAGATGTCTCAGATCCAAACAGTCTCAGGACTGGGGAAGTGACTTTTGTTCAGATATCTTAAAAGCCAAAGCTTCTTTCCAAAAGGGAAATAAGCTCATAGACTGAGTTGTTTCTGAAATCCCCACTATCTTTCTCTATTTCTTCCCTTCATGAGTTTCCTTCTCACTCACCTTTATGCCATTAAATGCATTTAATATAAATATCTGACTTGTTCAGTGTAAACAAATGGCACTTAATACACATATCCAACTTGTTCAATGTGTATACTTTGATAGCATCACAGAGCTGGCAGTTATCCAAGAGATCATAAAAaatttcctcattttatagacagggaaactgagacccaggaaGACTgatctgcccaaaggcactcaactggtggtttcaaatgaGAACACAAGTCCCCTAGGCTCTAAACTCTCACTACAAACTATGTTTCTTGGATTAAATGTTTGCCCTCAATATGTCCATTCACATAGCTATGACAACCCACACATGCCTATATTCAAACTTAaagtagaatggattaaaaatggGGTGAGGGCTCAGAAGCTGTATTTAGGTTAAAGACTCCATTCTTATATTTCCCAACAGCATGACCTCGTGCAAGGCTCTTAAAAGCTCTACCCTCAgcttttgtggttttgatttgtgtttacatatgtttaaaattattgctctgttttctatctctagaATTGCTACTGGGACCAGCCTTCTAAAATACCAGCaacttattaatttattaaagTTTAGACATGAAGGAACCTAGCGATTTACTCTAACCCTTTCCTGTGGTTTCTGTGTGTAGAGGGCTCTTTTGGAACATTCTCATGGTTTAACTTTTATtacttgtttattaaaaaaaaaattagataatacATTGAATGGTTCAAGAAGTAAAGCAATATAAGACATATATATTAAGAAGCCTTGCTCACACCCCTTCCTGTCTATCCCATTTTCGCTAACTGCTAACCATTCTAACCACTAGTTTCTTGTGTATACTTCCAATGcaaacacaagaaaataaaaatatattcttattCCCTCTTTTCTTAGACAAAATAGCATGCCATATATACTTTATGCACCTTGCTTTTCTTCTTAATATTTTGCCATCAAAAATTTCCAGTATATACAAAGTAGAGACAATAGTACAATGAACCTTCAACTTCCCAATGCAAagattcagaaattatcaaattttTCCACATCTACTTCACTTCTACcttc
The window above is part of the Elephas maximus indicus isolate mEleMax1 chromosome 2, mEleMax1 primary haplotype, whole genome shotgun sequence genome. Proteins encoded here:
- the HAVCR2 gene encoding hepatitis A virus cellular receptor 2 isoform X1 produces the protein MFSNLSFICVLLVLLLLTRSLEGAYIVEVGQNALLPCNYSPTASVNHVPVCWGQGSCPMLQCHLTVLSTDGSHVNYRKSNRYQLKGYLHTGDVSLTIENVTSADSGTYCCRIQFPGLMNDEKLTLELVITPAKVTTARTPRKEFTTILPRMFTTKGARSAETQTWETHHDCNQTQKFSLANEFHDSAVTTRIAVYIGVGISAGLALVLIIYALILQWYSRKKEKLQNSSLVSMASLPPSGLVNAVAAGMHSEENIYTIEENVYEMEDSNEYYCYISDWQRP
- the HAVCR2 gene encoding hepatitis A virus cellular receptor 2 isoform X2, which gives rise to MFSNLSFICVLLVLLLLTRSLEGAYIVEVGQNALLPCNYSPTASVNHVPVCWGQGSCPMLQCHLTVLSTDGSHVNYRKSNRYQLKGYLHTGDVSLTIENVTSADSGTYCCRIQFPGLMNDEKLTLELVITPAKVTTARTPRKEFTTILPRMFTTKGARSAETQTWETHHDCNQTQKFSLANEFHDSAVTTRIAVYIGVGISAGLALVLIIYALILQWYSRKKEKLQNSSPQKN